The Pseudomonas sp. S06B 330 genome contains the following window.
TCGCCGACATATAGAAGGCGAATACGTAAGGCGTGGCGCGAGCGCCCAGTTTGCGGCGGCTGCGGGTGACGTTCTGCATGCTCATGCGGACTCCTTGGGTGCAATGAAGGGCGCAGCCTAACAAGCGTCGCAGGCGCTCAGGTAGACGCGGCGAGCTTAGGTCTTTATAAAGAAATTCTTACGAATACCGGACTGATCGCTATGAATCTGCTGGGCTCGATCAAGAGTTTCATCAAAGTCGTCGAAGCTGGCAGCATTGCGGGTGGCGCCCGAACCCTAGGCTTGAGCGCAGCGGCCGTCAGCCAGAACATTGCTCGGCTAGAGGCCCACTTGCAGGTCCGCTTGCTGTCGCGCACTACCCGCAGCATGGCGTTGACGCCTAATGGCACGCTTTACTACGAGAAGGTCAAGCACATCGAACGTGACCTTGAACAAGCGCACCTGGCGATCACCACACCCGATTGTGAACCCAAGGGGCGCTTGTGTATCGCTGCGTCATCGGCGTTCGGTCGGCATGTGCTGGCGCCTCTGATTCCGGCCTTTAGCGCCCGTTATCCGCAGCTTTCGATTGAACTGGTTACGAATGATCGGCGGGTCAATCATGCCCAAGAGGGCGTCGATGTCAGTATCCGTATCAAGCCGCAGTTGGAGGATGGTTTGCTGGCACGGCACATAGCTCAGGTGCCGTTCATTTGCTGTGCTTCACCGCAGTACCTGGCGCAGGCGGGATGGCCTGGCGCGCCAGAGCAGCTCAAGGCGCATCGGTGTCTGGTGTTTCGTTATCCGGTGGACGGGCGCTTCTTGCGCTGGGGCTTTGTACGTGACGGGCTGCGCTTTGACGCCGAGTTTGGTGATGTGTTGATCAGCGACGATATTGATGTGCTCACGCAGATGGCGGCCAACCATGGCGGCATTGCGCGTCTGGCGGAATTCGTCGCCAGGCCCTACATCGAGCGCGGGCAACTGGTGGCGCTGTTCGAATACTCACAGCCCACCCAGGCTTATGCGCAGACCGAGCCGATGGATATCTACCTGTGTGTAGCTGATCGTTTTGCGATGACGCCCAAGGTGCGGGTGTTCATGGACTATCTGCAGGAGAGTCTGGGCATTACCGAGCCGGTCGGCGCGCAAGAATGAAAAAACCGCCCGAGGGCGGTTTTACTACAGCATGGTGAAATCAGAAACGGTAGGTGAGCGAAGCACCCACACCGTGAGCGCTGTTTTCGTACTTGGCGTTGTACGAACCCTTGGTCGGGCTGCTCAGGTTGACCTTGGTGTCTTCTTCCCACAGGTAGGAGTAAGCCAGGTCGATGGTCATGTCGTCGTTCGGGCTCCAGCCAGCGCCCAGGCTGAACACCTTACGGTCGCCAGTCGGGATACGTGGCGAACGGTCATGGTTGTTGGTCGGCGACTGGTCGACGGTGAAGCCGGTACGCAGGACCCACTCTTTGTTCAGCTTGTACGATGCACCGATGGCGTGTGCCCAGGTGTCGTGCCAGTTCTGCTCTTCGCTGATGGTGCCGAATTGGCCGGCCAACGGTGGCGGCACTTCGTTCTGCACGGTGATCGCTTCCAGGCGGCTCCAGCGGGTCCAGGTGCTGCCCGCGTAGAGGGTCCACTGGTCATCCAGCTCGTGGGTGACCGAGAAATCGACGGATTCAGGGGTTTTGATTTTCAGTTCAGCGTCAAACTTACTGCCGCTGAACGGGCCGATCAGGGCGTTGTTGACCTTGGTGTTACCTTCGAGCTTGTAGTCGACCATCGAGTGGTAGGTCAGGCCCAGGCGCGTCTTGTCGGTGGCCTGAACCAGGACGCCGATGTTGTAGCCGACGGCAGTGTCGTCGCCCTTGATCTTCACTTCACCATCGTTGCTGCCCGGGGTGAACGGGTTGATGGTGTTGGAGCTCAGTTCGCCTTTGATTTTGTTAATGGTCGGGCCGAAACCGATCGAAACCTTGTCGTTGAAGGCATAGCTGACAGTAGGCTGGAAGGTGATGACTTCAACGTAGCTTTTCTTGCCCCAGTAGCGGCTGGCAGCTTCGTCCTCATACTCGGTCACCAGGCCGAAAGGGGCGTAGATACCGAAGCCAACGCTCCAGTGCTCATCGATGGGCTTGACGTAGAAGCCCATAGGAACGCCCACGAACGGAACCATGTCACCGTCGGTAGAACCGCCAGGGAAGCCGCCGCCCGAGATATCGGACTTGGCGATCACGGCTGCGGCGCCGACAGTGATTTGCTCACGTTTCAGGCGCGACATACCGGCAGGGTTGCCGAATACGGTGCTGGCATCATCGGCAGACGAAGAACGACCCGCGAAACCTGTGCCCATGCCGCTGACACTCTGTTCGTTGAGGGCAAAGCCGCTGGCGAACAGTTGAGTCGAGGCGAGAGTGACGGCGAGGCTGAGAGAGGTTTTGAGCATTACTTTTTTCATTATTAGAACTCCTTGGGATCTCCGGGGCGAAAATTACCAACATTTCGCCCGCAGCGCTATAGGCTGTATCGCAGGAGATAGAGCGGTTTTGTAGGACAATCCGACCAGGTTGGCCGGATTTTTCCGAATATGGAGTTCAGTGACTGTCAGCAGGCTTCAAGAGTCACAGGCGCGATGCAGGTTTGCCAGGCGCAGGTGAAATCGCGCAGGCGTCCCTGGGGGTGGAAGGTCTGGCGCCAGATGCGCGCAAGGCCCAGGAGATCGTCGGCAGCGGGGAGTGTGGGGCCTTGTTCTTCAATGAGCATCCAGGCGATGGCGGTGGCGTAGCGCAGGTTGACGGTCAGTTCCAGGTGCGGGCCGCTGAGGAAGGCGTGCTGGCTGGCCAGGCCGCGAACCAGGCTGGCCAGGTCGGGGTCGCGGGCCAGGAACTGGTCCCAGACGCTTTGGTGGCGTAGTTCAGCAATCCGGTAGAGGCCATGGCCGCGTCGATCATGCAAGGCTGAGCCGAGGGCAGATTGGCTGGCGGCAACACCCAGCAACAAAGCTTCGGCGCTTGCGCAGTGGCGGCCCAGGTAGATCAGGGTCGGGCGAATGACAAATTGGCTCAACTCGCTCGCGGCGATACCCATAATGCCCTCGAACTTGAATTTGGCCGGCGGACGCTGGAGCTTGGCAGCTGGAGAGTCGGTCAGGCCCGCCGGAAGCAGCCTATGCCGCTTGAGTTGAAGTGTAGTGTCATATTCGTGCTGTAAAGGGCTGTTTTTAAAACATTTGCGGCTTTTAGTTATAAATCATATGCCGTGCGGTGATTAAGAAAGCTGCCCGTGGGGGTGTCGTGACTGGCCCGGTGTAGCCGCTGCCGCGAGGCTGCGATCGGGCGTGAAACGCCCGCAAACCGGGCTACCGCGATTTGTCAGACCCGCCGGGGAGCCCGCGTTGCGACTGCCCAGCAGTCGATCGCAGCTTCGTGCCGCGGCAGCGGCTACTAGTACCCATAAAAAAGCCCCGCGAGAGGGCGGGGCTTGAGCTGTTGCAGCGAAGCGCGGATCAGGCAATCAGTGCCTGACGGGTGCGCTCGATAACCGCTTGCAGCGGTTCGGCTTGGCTGTACTGCTCGGGGTACAGACGCTCGCTGTGACGGGCAATACCGTGCTCGTTGACCAGGGTGAAGCTGAAGCTGCCTTTGCGCGAGGCATTGATCAAGCAGTTCAGGGGGGCAAATGCCTGGGAAAGGGTGCTAATCGCAGCCTGAGTATGGATAGAGTGAGTCATAGTTATTAGATGTTCCTGCAATAGACACGGTTTCGATCCGTGCACACTTAAAACGTTCCAGTAACGCCGAGATTTAGCCTGGGCGAAGAACCTGACTGGAACAGGGCAGCCAGTTTTGGGCGCATTTATCATGTGGCGCTGGGGCTGACTGGTAGGTACGTCAGAGGGCAGGCAACACACCGGGTCGAGGTTCTATGCCACGGGGTGAAGATCCTGATCAATCTGCAGGTTGGTTCGGTCAGAGTAAGAAGTGATTTACCTGGGAACCATCGAGTGGGCCGGTCCTTGTTTCAACAGGCGCTGTTCCAAGATGGAGAGGGCGCTGTAAGGACTGCTTTGGCCAGAATTGACTTTCAGCTTGGTACTAACAGTGGGAAGACTACCGTAAAGGACGGGGTCTTGGCAAGGGATGATGGCTTTTCATTCGCGGAGCCGGCCAGTATCTCGTGTTTTCAAGGATCTGTGAAGGGGCACTGCAGGGGGGATAACGTCGCTAACGTGCCAAATTCGTGCAACGAACTGCCTTTCATTGGGGCGCTTGTGCACACATGGGGCAGTCGATGTTACAGCCCTGCAACACCCCCTGATCGAGCGGCCAATGACTTGACCGAGAACTTAAGTCAATGAAAAAAAACACTTATTTTAGCTGGTGAAAAAATCGTCAGTTTGAGCCAAAGCCCCATTTTATAGGGGTTTGCGGGGTCTTGGAGGGGGTTGTCCACCGAGTTATCCACAGCTTCTGTGGATTGTCCCGAGCGCTTGCTCTAGGACGGGCGTGCTAGCTTTTTCCGATGTGTCCGACAATTTTCCCTCAGGCATATGACAGAAGAAAAACACCTCAGCGTGCGTCAATAAAAAGACGCAGAAATATTTTGAAAAAAGTAGCGGAAGGTCTCGGGCCATTGGCAGAAAAAAGGAGTAGAGTGGCGCGCCTCTCGAGTTGTCATCGCTGTTGGTTATGAAGTTTCGCGCCAAAATTCCTGCAATTGATACCCCGCCACCGCCTTTGTCCGAGCCCAAGCGTTTCTCCTTGAAGGTCGCCTTGTGGCTACTCGACAATCCGCGACTGGGCGACAACCCCAACGTCAAGCACTTTGCCGGGCGCTTGCTCAAGCAGCCTGCACGTCAGGGGGTGGTGGTTGCGCAAAGCCGTTTGGGGCAGATGCTCTGCCGTGATTGCGGCAACGCGCGCGACCGGCGCATAGGTCACGACCTGTTGCGTCAGGCGGCTCGCGCGGGCGACCGACGCGCGCAGCTCGAATACGGCCGCTTGTGCACGCAACCGCAGATCAACGAACCCGAACAGGCGCGCTACTGGCTGGAGCTGGCGTCTTCTCAAGGCTCTCAGGAAGCCCGGCGCTTGCTCAAGCAGTTACCAGACGCTTGACTGCACGGCAGGGGCAAGGCTGATAAGCTCTGCCGTTGATTTTGCTTGGGAGTAATCGGGTGGTGATGGCGTTGGATCTGACCAGCATTGTGCTGGGTATCATGGCAGCCGCAGTGCCTTGTCTGGGCTGGGTGTTTCAGCAGCAGAGACGTTTGGCAGCCCGTGAAGCGCAAACAGCCTTGCTGGAGGAGCGCCTGGGCAGTGCCCAGTTGGCTCAGGAAGGCTTGCTCGCCCAGCTTGACGCCAGCCGCGATGAAATCAGTGATTTGAGCATGGCCAACGCTGCCAAGCAGGCGACCCTGGCGGCGCAAACCCGTGAGCTGGAGTTGCTGCAGATCGACCGCGACAACGCCCGTGATGCTGCCCATGCCTGGCAGCTTGAGCGCAGTGCCCGTGAAGCCGAACTGCGCCGCCTGGACGCCCACAGCGCGGCCTTGAGTGCCGAACTGCGCGAACAGCAAGAAAGCCATCAGCAACGCCTGGACGATCTGCAGGGCTCGCGGGACGAGCTGCGCGCACAGTTTGCTGAAATGGCGACGAAGATCTTTGACGAACGTGAGCAACGTTTCGCTCAGACCAGCCAGCAGCACTTGGGGCAATTGCTCGACCCGCTCAAGGAGCGTATCCAGGCGTTCGAGAAGCGCGTTGAAGACAGTTACCAGCAAGAAGCGCGTGAGCGTTTCTCCCTGGCCAAGGAGCTGGAGCGTCTGCAGCAACTTAACCTGCGCTTAAGTGATGAGGCCACCAACCTGACCCAGGCGCTCAAGGGCCAGAAAACCCAGGGTAACTGGGGGGAGCTGATCCTTGAGCGGGTACTTGAGCACGCGGGGCTGGAGAAAGGCCGCGAGTACCAGACTCAGGTCAGCCTCAAGAGTGCTGACGGCGAGCGCTTCCAGCCGGACGTGCTGATCATGTTGCCGGGTGACAAGCAGGTGGTGGTCGACTCCAAGGTCAGCCTGACGGCCTATCAGCAGTATGTCGGCGCTGACGACAGCGAGATTGCCCAGGCGGCACTCAAACAGCATGTGCTGTCGTTGCGCAATCACGTCAAAGGCTTGTCGGGTAAGGACTACAACCGCCTGGAAGGCTTGCACAGCCTGGATTTCGTTCTGCTCTTCGTGCCGATCGAAGCGGCCTTCTCTGCAGCGCTGCAGGCCGAACCCAACCTGTTTCAGGAGGCTTTCGACCGGCAGATCGTGATTGTCAGCCCAACCACCTTACTGGCCACCCTGAGGGTGATCGACAGCCTGTGGAAGCAGGAGCGCCAGAGTCAGAATGCCCGGGAAATCGCCGAACGTGCCGGGTGGCTGTACGACAAATTCGTGTTGTTCATTCAGGACCTGGACGAACTGGGCAATCGCTTGCAACAGGTCGATAAAGCCTACAGCGCTGCCCGCAACAAGCTCTGCGAAGGGCGTGGCAACCTGATCAGTCGCAGTGAGCAACTTAAGTTGCTCGGCGCCCGCGCCAGCAAGAGCCTGCCGGCCGATTTGCTGGAGCGGGCCATGAGCGAAGGCGACCCGCTGGCCACCAGCAGCCTTACTGGACCAAGCTCAGATGGCGATTGAGCAGGGCCCGCAACGCCGCCGGCTTGACCGGCTTGGCGAGGAAGTCGAGGCCGGCAGCATGCACCTGCGCCACGGTTTCGCTATGGCCGTCGGCACTGATCACCACGCCAGGTACCGGTTCGCCCAGGCGTGTGCGTAGCCAAGCCATCAGCTCGGTACCGGTTTCGCCGTCGTCCAGGTGGAAATCGACCAGCGCCAGATGCGGACGCATGCCTTCTTTGAGCAGCGCATCGCATTCGTCGCGGTTACGCGCCGTCCACACCTGACATCCCCAGCGGCTGAGCAGGCTGTTCATGCCGATCAGAATGCTGTCTTCGTTGTCGACACACAGCACCTGCATACCGGCCAGTGGCTGACCCGCTTGCTCGGCGGGGGTGACGAGGGTGGCGACCGGTGTGGTGGCCAGGGGCACGCTGACTCGGAACACGCTGCCTTTGCCTGGCCAGGAGCGCACCTCCAACGAATGACCGAGAACCCGGCACAGGCCATCGGCAATCGCCAGGCCCAGCCCCAGGCCTTTTTCGGCGCGGGTCTGATGGCTGTCCAGGCGTTTGAATTCCTCGAAAATCACCTGCAGCTTGTCATCGGCAATGCCTGGGCCGCGGTCCCAGACCTCCAGCCACAGCTTGCCGCCGTCTCGGCGGACACCGAGCAGGATCGGGCTCTTGCCGTAGCGGAAGGCATTGGTCAGGAAGTTCTGCAGGATCCGCCGCAGCAGTTTCATGTCGCTGTGCACCCGCAAGCGGCTGGAGCGTACGCGAAAATCCAGGCCCTGTTGCTGGGCCAATACCTTGAATTCGGTCCCCAGGGTGGTGAACAACTCGTTCAGGGCAAACGGCTTGGGATCAGGGGTGATCTTGCCGTTTTCCAGGCGCGAGATATCGAGCAGGTCACTGATCAATTCCTCGGCTGAGCGCAGCGAGCTGTCCATGTGCTGCACCAACTGCTGGGCGTCTGTGGAGAGACCGTCGCCCTGGTGGGAGAGCGCTGCAGAGAACAGGCGGGCAGCATTGAGCGGCTGCATCAAGTCATGGCTGACGGCCGCCAGGAAGCGGGTCTTGGATTGGTTCGCAGACTCAGCGTGGCTCTTGGCTTCGGTCAGCGCCTGGTTCAGTTGCGACAGCTCCTGAGTGCGCTCGGCGACCCGTTGCTCCAGGCCTTCGTTGGCCTCCTTGAGCGCTTGTTCGGCTTCGCGGAACGGGGTGATGTCGGTGAAACTCATGACGAAGCCGCCGCCCGGCATCGGGTTGCCGATCAACTCGATGACCCGGCCATTGGGGAACAGCCGCTCAGAGGTGTGTGCACGACCCTGGCGCATCCAGTGCAGGCGCCGGGCCACATGGACCTGCGCTTCGCCGGGGCCGCACAGGCCACGTTCGGCGTTGTAGCGAATGATGTCGGCAATCGGTCGGCCGACGCTGATCAGCCCGTCGGGGTAATTGAACAGCTCCAGGTAGCGGCGGTTCCAGGCCACCAGCAGCAGGTTCTGGTCGACCACGCTGATGCCTTGGCTGATGTTCTCGATGGCGCCTTGCAGCAGGGCGCGGTTGAACTGCAGCACTTCCGAGGCTTCGTCGGCGATGCGCACCACGTCTTCGAGTTGCATGTCACGGCCTTCAATGGCCGCCTTGACCACCGCACGGGTCGAGGAGGTGCCCAGCACCCCGGCGAGCAAGCGTTCGGTGTGCTCGATCCAGTCACCGTCGGCGTTCTGGTTGGGGTTGAAGCCCTTGCCCTGACGGTAGGCAAAGCGGATGAAACTCTGTCGCGCGCGTTCTTCGCCGACAAAGCGCGCCGCCAGTTGCAACAGGTCGTCGATCTGTACTGCCAGTAATGAGCGGCTGTTGGGCCGGGCGCTGGTCTGTTGACCGATAAACCGTCCGGCTTGCCAGTGCTCCGACACGCGGGTACGCGAGAGGATCGAAACCCAGGCGAACAGGGTGAAGTTGCCGGCCAGCGACAACACCACCCCTTGAGTCAGCGGGGTAATCGGCAGGTTCAACGGGTTGCCGTGCAGCCAGGCCAGCCCTGGAAACAGGTCCAGCGACCAACCCAGGCTGTGGGCGGCGATCGGCAGCACCAGGGTGTAGAACCAGAGAAAGATCCCGGCAGCCAGGCCGGCGAACACACCGCGACGGTTGGCCTGCTTCCAGTACAGGGCGCCGAGCATAGCCGGGGTCAACTGCGTTATGGCGGCAAAGGCGATCTGGCCGATGGTTGCCAGGCTCGCGGTGGAACCGAGCAGGCGGTAGCTGACGTAGGCCAGCAGCAGGATGACAACGATGGTCACTCGGCGTACCGAGAGCATCCAGTGGCGGAACACTTCGAACGGCCGCTCGGCGTTGTTGCGGCGCAGCAACCAGGGCAGCAGCATGTCGTTGGAGACCATGGTCGACAGTGCCACCGCTTCAACGATCACCATGCCGGTGGCGGCCGAAGCGCCGCCGATGAACGCCAGCAATGCCAGGGCCGGATGCGCTTCGGCCAGCGGTAGGCTGATGACGTAGGAGTCGGGTATCACCCCTGGCAGCAACATCTGCCCGGCCAAGGCAATCGGCACCACAAACAGCGCGGCGAGGATCAGGTACATCGGAAACACCCAGCGGGCCAGGCGCAGATCCTGCGGCTCGATATTCTCGACCACGGTGACATGAAACTGCCGAGGCAGGCAGATGATCGCCATCATCGCCACGCCGGTCTGAACCACCATTGACGGCCAGTTAATAGTCTCGTTCCAGAAGCCTTCCAGGCGCGGGGCCAGTTGTGCCTTGCTGAACAGGTCGTCGAAACCGTTATACAAACCAAAAGTGACGAAAGCCCCGACGGCGAGGAAGGCCAAGAGTTTGACCATCGATTCGAAGGCAATGGCCAGGACCATGCCGCGGTGGTGTTCGGTCACATCCAGGCTGCGCGTACCAAACACAATTGAGAACAGGGCCAGTACCAGCGAAACCACCAGTGCGGTGTCTTGCACGCGGCTGCCGGTGGCGTCGGCGCTGGCGCCAATCAGCAGGTTTACACCCAGTACGATGCCTTTGAGCTGCAAGGCGATGTAGGGCAACACACCCACCAGGCAGATCAGTGCTACCACCACCGCCAGGGTTTGGGATTTACCGTAGCGGGCGGCAATAAAGTCGGCAATTGAGGTGATGTTTTCCTGTTTGCTGATCAGCACCATCTTCTGCAGCACCCAGGGCGCGAACAGCAGCAACAGCACGGGGCCCAGGTAGATCGGCAGAAATGCCCAGAGCTGTTCGGCGGATTGGCCGACGGCGCCGAAGAACGTCCAGCTGGTGCAGTACACCGCCAGCGACAGGCTATAGACCCAGGCACGCAAGCGCGGTGGCAGCGGCGTTTTGCGCCGGTCACCATAGAAGGCGATAGCGAACATGATGGCCATATAGGCCAGGGCGACCACGGCGATCAGCCCACTGGACAGCGACATGACTACTCCGAAACAAAAAATGGAACAGCCGTCGGCGTAACGGCGAACCTCGATCAATCAGTCTGGCACGCCGCAGGCGCTTCGTCAGCGCCGACGATGGTAGCAGTGGCAGAGCGTCGCAGGTTCAGCGGGCAGGCGTGCCTCGCGAGCTTTTTGTGACTCACCAACCAACAGTCTGCAAATACGGATGTATTTTCGGAAGCGTCTGACATCAATTATTTGTCGCGCTTGGTAGCGTTTCCGGGTGTTGTCCTTGGCTCAAGCACGCTTTGGGCACCAGCGCTGCGTATCCAGCACATGGCCAACGCTTGCCTGCACTCAGACATGAACAAGGACGTGTGATGAACAAGCCCGCGACAGAAGCCGAACTGAACCAGGCCCGGCTCTACCAGGAATTCACCAACGCCCCGATGGGCAGGGGCCAATGCGCCTTCAGACAGGCCGAGGTGGCGATTTTCCCGGTGCGTTATGCGTTGGACGAATCACCGCTAAGCAAAGGCAGTAGCCAAGGACCGAATCCGCTTCCCGCCGGCTGGTCGAGCAAACAGCCCCCGCTGCAGACCCGCAGCTACACCCTGCGTCAGCTGCGTGATGGCTGGCTGTATGTGTGGAACAGCGTCGACCAGACCTTCCACGAGTACCAGGTAAACGCTGAGTACTTCACCCGCCACCGCTGGACCGACAGCGAGTTGAATCAGGACACGCGTCACAACCCGGGCGAAAGCCAGCCGTACCTGCTCTATCCCCGCCGTAGCCAGCTGCGTATCGCATACTCGCCGGTGCAATGGACCTGGCGCATGTGCGAGCTGATGCGCAGCAGCGCCACCGAACAGCACCAATGGATGCGAGCGGTGGATCTGCCGGCGTTTTGTGCCAGCGGAACCGTCGAGCACGGTGGCTTGATTACCGAGCTGGGCAACAGCGTGGCGGATATTTTCGTCTACGGCGCCAACGCCCCGACCTTTTCCAGCACGCTGTTGCCGACAACAGCGA
Protein-coding sequences here:
- the rmuC gene encoding DNA recombination protein RmuC gives rise to the protein MLEERLGSAQLAQEGLLAQLDASRDEISDLSMANAAKQATLAAQTRELELLQIDRDNARDAAHAWQLERSAREAELRRLDAHSAALSAELREQQESHQQRLDDLQGSRDELRAQFAEMATKIFDEREQRFAQTSQQHLGQLLDPLKERIQAFEKRVEDSYQQEARERFSLAKELERLQQLNLRLSDEATNLTQALKGQKTQGNWGELILERVLEHAGLEKGREYQTQVSLKSADGERFQPDVLIMLPGDKQVVVDSKVSLTAYQQYVGADDSEIAQAALKQHVLSLRNHVKGLSGKDYNRLEGLHSLDFVLLFVPIEAAFSAALQAEPNLFQEAFDRQIVIVSPTTLLATLRVIDSLWKQERQSQNAREIAERAGWLYDKFVLFIQDLDELGNRLQQVDKAYSAARNKLCEGRGNLISRSEQLKLLGARASKSLPADLLERAMSEGDPLATSSLTGPSSDGD
- a CDS encoding hybrid sensor histidine kinase/response regulator, yielding MSLSSGLIAVVALAYMAIMFAIAFYGDRRKTPLPPRLRAWVYSLSLAVYCTSWTFFGAVGQSAEQLWAFLPIYLGPVLLLLFAPWVLQKMVLISKQENITSIADFIAARYGKSQTLAVVVALICLVGVLPYIALQLKGIVLGVNLLIGASADATGSRVQDTALVVSLVLALFSIVFGTRSLDVTEHHRGMVLAIAFESMVKLLAFLAVGAFVTFGLYNGFDDLFSKAQLAPRLEGFWNETINWPSMVVQTGVAMMAIICLPRQFHVTVVENIEPQDLRLARWVFPMYLILAALFVVPIALAGQMLLPGVIPDSYVISLPLAEAHPALALLAFIGGASAATGMVIVEAVALSTMVSNDMLLPWLLRRNNAERPFEVFRHWMLSVRRVTIVVILLLAYVSYRLLGSTASLATIGQIAFAAITQLTPAMLGALYWKQANRRGVFAGLAAGIFLWFYTLVLPIAAHSLGWSLDLFPGLAWLHGNPLNLPITPLTQGVVLSLAGNFTLFAWVSILSRTRVSEHWQAGRFIGQQTSARPNSRSLLAVQIDDLLQLAARFVGEERARQSFIRFAYRQGKGFNPNQNADGDWIEHTERLLAGVLGTSSTRAVVKAAIEGRDMQLEDVVRIADEASEVLQFNRALLQGAIENISQGISVVDQNLLLVAWNRRYLELFNYPDGLISVGRPIADIIRYNAERGLCGPGEAQVHVARRLHWMRQGRAHTSERLFPNGRVIELIGNPMPGGGFVMSFTDITPFREAEQALKEANEGLEQRVAERTQELSQLNQALTEAKSHAESANQSKTRFLAAVSHDLMQPLNAARLFSAALSHQGDGLSTDAQQLVQHMDSSLRSAEELISDLLDISRLENGKITPDPKPFALNELFTTLGTEFKVLAQQQGLDFRVRSSRLRVHSDMKLLRRILQNFLTNAFRYGKSPILLGVRRDGGKLWLEVWDRGPGIADDKLQVIFEEFKRLDSHQTRAEKGLGLGLAIADGLCRVLGHSLEVRSWPGKGSVFRVSVPLATTPVATLVTPAEQAGQPLAGMQVLCVDNEDSILIGMNSLLSRWGCQVWTARNRDECDALLKEGMRPHLALVDFHLDDGETGTELMAWLRTRLGEPVPGVVISADGHSETVAQVHAAGLDFLAKPVKPAALRALLNRHLSLVQ
- a CDS encoding tetratricopeptide repeat protein, which gives rise to MKFRAKIPAIDTPPPPLSEPKRFSLKVALWLLDNPRLGDNPNVKHFAGRLLKQPARQGVVVAQSRLGQMLCRDCGNARDRRIGHDLLRQAARAGDRRAQLEYGRLCTQPQINEPEQARYWLELASSQGSQEARRLLKQLPDA
- a CDS encoding LysR family transcriptional regulator — translated: MNLLGSIKSFIKVVEAGSIAGGARTLGLSAAAVSQNIARLEAHLQVRLLSRTTRSMALTPNGTLYYEKVKHIERDLEQAHLAITTPDCEPKGRLCIAASSAFGRHVLAPLIPAFSARYPQLSIELVTNDRRVNHAQEGVDVSIRIKPQLEDGLLARHIAQVPFICCASPQYLAQAGWPGAPEQLKAHRCLVFRYPVDGRFLRWGFVRDGLRFDAEFGDVLISDDIDVLTQMAANHGGIARLAEFVARPYIERGQLVALFEYSQPTQAYAQTEPMDIYLCVADRFAMTPKVRVFMDYLQESLGITEPVGAQE
- a CDS encoding OmpP1/FadL family transporter; protein product: MKKVMLKTSLSLAVTLASTQLFASGFALNEQSVSGMGTGFAGRSSSADDASTVFGNPAGMSRLKREQITVGAAAVIAKSDISGGGFPGGSTDGDMVPFVGVPMGFYVKPIDEHWSVGFGIYAPFGLVTEYEDEAASRYWGKKSYVEVITFQPTVSYAFNDKVSIGFGPTINKIKGELSSNTINPFTPGSNDGEVKIKGDDTAVGYNIGVLVQATDKTRLGLTYHSMVDYKLEGNTKVNNALIGPFSGSKFDAELKIKTPESVDFSVTHELDDQWTLYAGSTWTRWSRLEAITVQNEVPPPLAGQFGTISEEQNWHDTWAHAIGASYKLNKEWVLRTGFTVDQSPTNNHDRSPRIPTGDRKVFSLGAGWSPNDDMTIDLAYSYLWEEDTKVNLSSPTKGSYNAKYENSAHGVGASLTYRF